The genomic region TGGCGCTCTCGCGCACGGCGCGCTCCGTGAAGCGAATGAGGCCAAGCTGAAAGAGCTCCGAGGGGGAGCAGTCCTCCAGCGCCTTGCCCGGAAAGACCTCCGGGAGAATTTCGCGCATCGTCTGCGCATGGGTTCGCGGGATGCCAACCCAGAGGGACAGCGCCTCGGTCGTCGTGGTCTTACCGGTGGAATAGGTTCCGGACACGGCAAGCTTGAGAATGCGGTTCTGGCAGGTCATGGAGCAGGGCCTTGGTTACTGGGAGTCCGAGGGGAGTTGGTGCGCGAGGCTGTACTCGCCGTAGTGGCCTGGCAGAACCACGATGAAGCTCGAGGAGCGCCAGAGGGTGTCCTTGATGGGCAACAGGCTCGTCTTGTTGCACCAGGTTTCCACCCGCATCGAGCGGCTGGGCGTGACCGGCAGCGGACTGGAGATCACGATCTTGCGCATCCAGAGGTTGTTGCTCGCCTCACGGGAGATGCCGTCGTAGTGGTACATCAACGCCTGAGAGAGCTGGGCCACGCTGATGATACCGTTCAGCGCCGACACGAACGGAACGTACGCGGCGCCCATCCCTTCCAGGTTTTGCAGCTGGGAAGGGTTCTCCAGGCCGAGCCGCGAGCGGGCGCTGTTCGCCACGGGATCCAGCTCGACGTCCTGCATCAGCACGCTGGTCTCGGTATAGGCAGACCCGTAGTAGCGCTGGCTGGGTGGGCCGAGCAGATCCGTGGCGTTCTCGTACTGCACGGTCACGCCGTCCTTGGCGTCGATGAGGGGGTGGTCAATGACAAACTCCACGCCCATCGACCCGATGCGTCCCGTGAAGGAGGATAGGTAGCCGCAGAGCGAGTCTTCCGAGCGCTCGGTCTTGAGCAAGGTACAGAGGGCGGGTACGGCCTCGAGCTCGAGCGTGGGAACATTGCCCGCCTTGAGAACGCACCGCCGGATCCACATTTGGCGGGACGCGCGCGCCCCGATGCCGTACGCCTCACGGAGGTACATTTCACAGAGCTGACTGCCGACCATGAACGCGTCGATGCTGCTGAGGTGCGGCTGGAGGGCACGGTTCTTTTTCGACCACGTGGGGGGGTAAACGATGTGAGTGCTGGCGTGGACCGTCTTCGCTCGCGCGTCGATTCGCACGTCCAGAATGTTCTGCCGGACCTGCCGGAAGCCCGCGCCGAAGAACCGGCCCCGTGAATCCCCCAGCACCTCATCAATCGATGCATAGCGAGGGACTTCCTTTTTGAGAGCTTCTGAAGCAGCGACGTGTGCCATGGGGTGTGTCTCCAATGAACGGGATGCTCAGGTGGTGTCTGTAAGGGGTGGTGATAGGGCACTACGCAGCCTGACGTTCCCTCGCCGCGCTCCGCATGGACGCGGTGAGCAGCTCGAGCAGCTCGGACGCCAGATCGATGATCTGGCACGTCGAGTACCCGTGAGAGGTGAGCTCCCGGAAAAGGGAGTTCGCGAGGATGCGAGTGCTGCGGGTCCGGCCATCCGCAGACCGGGGATAAAGCGTCGTGATGTGAGGCGGCATGGGTCCCCCGTCAGCGTTTGAGGGGTAGAGCCTCCGATGCGCTTTCGTGACGGGAGGTCTCCGGTAACGGCGCGGGAGCCGCTCTCAGCCCAGGCAAGGGCTCAGGGGCTCGCCGTCTGTGCTCCGTGAGTGGAGAGGGACTTCCAAGGGCGCCAGCCGCCCAAGGGGCTGTTGCACCACTCGGACCAAGGCAGCCAGTACGCAAGCTCCGACTACCAGTAGGCTCTGGCCGATCGGGGCATCGCCCGCAGTATGTCCAGGAAGGGCAACAGTTGGGACAATACTGTGGTGGGGAGCTTCTTCAGCAGCCTGAAGCAGTAACTCGTCTACCGGACCCACGTCTCCACGCGTCAGCAGGCCCGCTCAGCCCTCTTCGAGTACATCAAGGTCCCCTACAACCGGCAGCGGCGGCAGTCTACACTCCCGTTACCTCGACCCCAGCGAGACGCTCGCCGGCGCGCACCGGCACCAGAACCGCGCCCTTCTTGGCGGACTTCGGACGGCAGGCCCCCGCGAGGCGTCCCTTTCGCCACTCGGAGAGCGTCGGCGCGGACACGCCCAGTTTCTGCGCCGCGCCTGTCACCGTCCCTCCTCCGCCAAGGTGTGCTCAGCGCAGCGCACCATAGAAGGCACGCAGCGTCTCAAAGATTGGATGGATTCCGTAGGGGACTCCCCCCCTTTCCAGCAGCCTGCTAAACTTCCCATCTAATGCAGCCCACACCACCAATTTTTACTCCCCCAGCCCCTGGTACAGTCGTTGCTAACCGCTTCACGCTCCAGCGGCTCGCGGGCCGTGGCGGAATGGGCTCCGTCTACCAAGCTCGGGATGCCCAGACGGGCCGCACCGTGGCGCTCAAGCTGCTTCACAGCCCGGCAAACTCGGAAGTGGCCTTCCGCTTTTCCCGGGAAGCCCAACTCCTCTCTTCTTTATGCCATCCTGGCATCGTCGCCTATGTCGCTAATGGCGTCACCGAGGAGCAATATCCATTCCTCGCAATGGAATGGCTGGAGGGAGAGGATCTGGCTCAGCGCTTGGCCCGTCAGCCCTTGAGTCTTTCTGAGTCCTTGAGATTGCTCAGGCGCATCTCCGATGCGCTCGGCACCGCCCACGCCCGAGGTATCATTCATCGAGATCTCAAGCCCTCCAATCTCTTCCTGAGAGGATCGCGGCCCGAAGATGCCGTGCTCCTCGACTTCGGCTTGGCCCGCCTTAGCACCGCCGCTCAGTCGTTCACCGGCAGTGCCATTGTCCTAGGCACTCCAGGCTACATGGCGCCCGAACAGGCCTCCAGCCAACACCTCATCACTCCCAGTGCCGACATTTTCTCCTTGGGATGTGTGCTCTATGAGTGCCTCACGGGCCAAGCTCCTTTTCGAGCCCCCCACGTGGCAGCGGTGTTGGCCAAGATCCTTTTCTCGGAGCCTCTCCCTCTGCGCGCGCACCGCCCCGAGCTGTCCCCTGCATTCCAGCAATTGATGGACCGGATGCTGGCCAAGGATCCCGGGCAGCGGCTTTCAGATTCCCGGCAGATCTTGTCAGCGCTCTCGGAACTTGAGGCCTCCTCTGAGCCAAGCGCTTCGATTTCCCCATTGCTCGCATACGGTGTCACGACCGCCGAGCAGTATGTCGTCAGCATTCTGCTCGCCACGTCTGCCACGGGACGTGGGGAAGCGCTTACTCTAAGCTTGAATGAACTGACTCAGGCCCGGTTACGGCTGGCCCCCCTCGTACACGAACTCCAAGGCCACGGCGCTCGCACCGCGCTTCTTGCCGATGGCTCGCTGTTGGCCACCTTCATGCTTGAGCGGGGCACCGCCACCGATCAAGCCGCACTTGCTTCGCACTGCGCATTGTCCGTCAAGGAGCGCTGGCCCGACAGCCTCGTCGTGATCACCACCGGCCTGAGCCTGAGTGGGCGTCCCCTCGCATCGAGTGACGTGGTGGACAGAGCTGGCGAATTCCTCCACCGGTTGGAGGCGCAACACCTCACCACCTCGGCGTACGCCATGCTAGACGACACCACGGCAGGGCTCCTGGGACCCCGCTTCCAACTCGACAAGGCCCTCACGGGCAGCTTTCTGCTGCGAGGCGAACATCTCAGCTTGGATGAGTCCCGCCCCCTTCTTGGCCGTCCAACGCCCTGCGTAGGGCGAGAGCAAGAATTGGCTCTGATGGAGATGGCTTTCAACACATGCGTGGAGGACAGCTGCTCCCGGGCCCTCCTGGTCACGGCCCCCGCAGGAACGGGTAAATCCCGGTTGCGCCACGAATTCCTCCGCCGCCTGGAGCGACGCGGCCAGCCCATGCAGGTGTTACTTGGACGAGGAGATCCCATGCACATGGACTCCGCCTATGGCCTGATCGGCCAAGCCCTCCGCCGTCTATGTGGTGTAGTGGATGGAGAGCCATTGGAAGTCCGCCGTGAAACTTTGATCTCCCGAATCACCCAGCATCTTCCCGCTGAGCTGACGAAGGACACTACGGAATTTCTGGGCGAGCTGTGTGGCATTTCCTTTCCCACCGAAAACAGTCCCAAATTGCGCGCGGCTCGGGAAGACCCACAGCTCATGAGCACCCTGGTTACGCGAGCCATGATCTCCTTTCTCAAGGCCGAGACCTCCCAATCGGCGGTGCTGTTGATGCTAGAGGATCTCCACTGGAGCGATGCATCCACTGTCAAGCTGGTAGACACCATCCTTCGCGAACTGTCCGAGAGCCCATTGTTGGTCCTGGCCCTGGCAAGACCCGAGGTCAAGGAGCTCTTTCCCTCCCTGTGGGCTCGCTGCCTGCAAGAGGTTCCACTACGGGGCCTGAGCCAGAAAGCCAGCATTCGCTTGATTCACGAGGTACTCGGCGGCCAAGTCTCTCCTGATGCGGTCACCCGTCTGGTAGAGCAGGCCGCAGGCAACGCACTTTTTCTAGAAGAACTCATCCGCAGCGTAGCGGAAGGCCATGGAGAGGAGACACCTAGCACGGTCTTGGCCATGCTTCAGTCCCGCCTCCAACGTCTGGCTCCAGATCACCGGCGGGCTCTCCTGGCAGCAAGCATCTTTGGAAGGACTTTCTGGGCCGGAGGACTAAAAGCCCTTCTGGAAGCGGACGCTTGTGCCGATACGCTGGAGCGCAGTCTGCGCCAACTGTCGGAGCTGGAGATGGTTCAGATCCAACCTGACAGCCGCTTCCCCCAAGAGGTGGAATACCGTTTCCGCCATGCCTTGGTGCGCGATGCCGCCTACAGCCTCGTGCTCGATGAAAACAAGCCCATGGGGCACCGCTTGGCTGGCGCTTGGCTGGAACAGACTGGTGGCTCAGACCCGATGGTACTTGCAGAGCACTACCAGTTCGGCAGACAGCAAGAAAAGGCCGCGTACTTCTTCACCCGCGCCGGAGAGCGCCTCTTCGAGCGGCAGGATCTTCAAGGCGCACGGCGCTGCCTGAAAGCAGCACTCGCCTGTGAACCGCAAGGACGATTACTCACCGAACTGCGTGCCTTGGAGGCGGCCATCGCATTCTGGATGGAGGACTTCGCGCTCTCGTATGAGCTAGGCATTACAGTCCTGCCCGAGCTACCTGCGGGAAGCGCTCCATGGGCCCGAGTCATGGGAGGACTGCTTCTCACAGGCGCACAGATCGGCCGTCATGAAAATGTGGCGGCGCTGGGTGCTCATCTCCTCAAGGCCACACCCGATGCCGACGCAATGACGCTCTACATCGAGGCAGCCTGCTTCCTGGCCGGAGTCGGTGCTTGGTGTGGCCAGCGGCGCGAGGCCCTTACTGTCCTGGAGCGTATTGAAACGATCGGCACGGGCATCCTGGAACGAGATGGCAGTGCCCGTGGCTGGACGTACTGTACGCGGGGATTCTTCGAGCACTTCCTGGATGCCCGCCCGTGGCGAAGCCATACATTGGCAGAAGAAGGCACCCTTGCGTTCTGCGAGGTGGGCTCGGCGCGCAATCAGACAGCCACCCGGACCTTGCTAGGTCTAACACGCGTGGCACTGGGGGATGTGGAAGGAGCCATCAGCGTCATGCGAGAGGGCTTGAAGGGCGCCGAGCGCGCGGGGCATGTCTACGCCATCACCTATACCCAGATGCATCTGGCCCTAGTGCTATCGGGCAGTTCCAACCTTGGACACCAAGAGGAAGCGCGCCACTTGTCCCTGCTCATGCTGGAAAAGGAGAAGGTCAATCTTCTTCACCTGGGGCTTGCGCACCTCTCTCTCGCTCGGGTGGCAACCCACCAAGAGCAGCTCAAGGAAGCCGAGGCCCAGGCACGCCAAGCCTGCGAGCGATTGGTCAGCGTCCTCTCTTACCAACTCATTGC from Stigmatella erecta harbors:
- a CDS encoding AvrD family protein, with amino-acid sequence MAHVAASEALKKEVPRYASIDEVLGDSRGRFFGAGFRQVRQNILDVRIDARAKTVHASTHIVYPPTWSKKNRALQPHLSSIDAFMVGSQLCEMYLREAYGIGARASRQMWIRRCVLKAGNVPTLELEAVPALCTLLKTERSEDSLCGYLSSFTGRIGSMGVEFVIDHPLIDAKDGVTVQYENATDLLGPPSQRYYGSAYTETSVLMQDVELDPVANSARSRLGLENPSQLQNLEGMGAAYVPFVSALNGIISVAQLSQALMYHYDGISREASNNLWMRKIVISSPLPVTPSRSMRVETWCNKTSLLPIKDTLWRSSSFIVVLPGHYGEYSLAHQLPSDSQ
- a CDS encoding serine/threonine-protein kinase PknK, which encodes MQPTPPIFTPPAPGTVVANRFTLQRLAGRGGMGSVYQARDAQTGRTVALKLLHSPANSEVAFRFSREAQLLSSLCHPGIVAYVANGVTEEQYPFLAMEWLEGEDLAQRLARQPLSLSESLRLLRRISDALGTAHARGIIHRDLKPSNLFLRGSRPEDAVLLDFGLARLSTAAQSFTGSAIVLGTPGYMAPEQASSQHLITPSADIFSLGCVLYECLTGQAPFRAPHVAAVLAKILFSEPLPLRAHRPELSPAFQQLMDRMLAKDPGQRLSDSRQILSALSELEASSEPSASISPLLAYGVTTAEQYVVSILLATSATGRGEALTLSLNELTQARLRLAPLVHELQGHGARTALLADGSLLATFMLERGTATDQAALASHCALSVKERWPDSLVVITTGLSLSGRPLASSDVVDRAGEFLHRLEAQHLTTSAYAMLDDTTAGLLGPRFQLDKALTGSFLLRGEHLSLDESRPLLGRPTPCVGREQELALMEMAFNTCVEDSCSRALLVTAPAGTGKSRLRHEFLRRLERRGQPMQVLLGRGDPMHMDSAYGLIGQALRRLCGVVDGEPLEVRRETLISRITQHLPAELTKDTTEFLGELCGISFPTENSPKLRAAREDPQLMSTLVTRAMISFLKAETSQSAVLLMLEDLHWSDASTVKLVDTILRELSESPLLVLALARPEVKELFPSLWARCLQEVPLRGLSQKASIRLIHEVLGGQVSPDAVTRLVEQAAGNALFLEELIRSVAEGHGEETPSTVLAMLQSRLQRLAPDHRRALLAASIFGRTFWAGGLKALLEADACADTLERSLRQLSELEMVQIQPDSRFPQEVEYRFRHALVRDAAYSLVLDENKPMGHRLAGAWLEQTGGSDPMVLAEHYQFGRQQEKAAYFFTRAGERLFERQDLQGARRCLKAALACEPQGRLLTELRALEAAIAFWMEDFALSYELGITVLPELPAGSAPWARVMGGLLLTGAQIGRHENVAALGAHLLKATPDADAMTLYIEAACFLAGVGAWCGQRREALTVLERIETIGTGILERDGSARGWTYCTRGFFEHFLDARPWRSHTLAEEGTLAFCEVGSARNQTATRTLLGLTRVALGDVEGAISVMREGLKGAERAGHVYAITYTQMHLALVLSGSSNLGHQEEARHLSLLMLEKEKVNLLHLGLAHLSLARVATHQEQLKEAEAQARQACERLVSVLSYQLIARTALCTALRAQGRLLEAREEAERGIQILNRMGGAGAGSVGAWMELAETCLTLRDEDAANHALRQAWKCLELRAQEIPEGTVRVRFLREVPENARCQELVRQRFGSSWPLVA